GCTCTTCCATTCACAATCTAGATCTCATATACAgtatagaagagagagagagagagagagagagagagagagagagagagagagagagagagagagagagagagagagagagaaacagctcCATAACAAAgcagaatcaggatccaacaggatactcatcaCTAGAAACACTTGAGCACATGCATACAGACAGTTTAGCCTATACTGTATGTggataaaataaatctatataacTGACATTAAGCCTAACAAAAACCAACCTACCATGTACCCCCTTTCCTGATGTTTTCATACCTGCCTTAACGTTTTATAGTCATGTAACTGAATCCATAGATACTGTTCTATTATGCCCCTAGGACACAAATGGATGCCAGTTAATATTAAACTCTGCAATCTACTCTTATAATgagatacatacacacatacacacacacacaagcaacatacatacaccacacacacacacacacacacacacacgtaacatTTCAACTGCAATTTAAAGACAATTCTATTTGAAAGCGTATTTTGTGTTTCCAAAATGGACAAAATTGAATTTTATTCCCCAGTAGAATTATGccacttttataaagaaaattacAGTAACCACAAATTGCTCTCAACAATTCCAATACTTCTTAACTTGACCACTTTAAAATCAGACTTCTCTAAGAttataaatataactttttatGGCTCTGTTATTACGTACTGTGAATGGGGAGAGTGGGCCAACCTTGTGGCTGTAGCGTCGGATCGCCTCTCTGATGTGGGCGGGCTGGATGGCATCACTTTGAGCCTCGAAACCACAGGCTGCAGCACTCTGCAACAGAAAAACACATCAATTGTTACTAAATCAAAAACACTGCTTTCTGCATGGCTCTGCACAACAGACCTACAGTACACACAATTAGAAAACTGAAACCTCTGTAAATGCAGCGCATAAATCTTATAACACAATTAAACTCCAActataaaacaaaaggcacagACATTAATTCACAATCACACAACTATTATGAGGCATACTGAACATCTCATTTTGGTTGATAAAGATTACTAAAATTGATTAATCCTTCTTCAACCTATGCAACCTGTTGAGCTATCATTGAATCGCAACGTTTCACTCCTGCTTCAAGTTAATTCATAAAATGCAGCAGAGAAATGTATTGGCTGAGATCCTGAAACCGGATGTTGTGTAGATCtcaatattaaaacacagactttaaaaaagaaaaatggaagtcaattatcctttttttaaaagtggtCCAATTTccttattaaaaatgatttataacaGCAGCCACAGATCCACATCCATTTAGAGGGGCACCCTGACTCAAAGTTGAACTTCATCTTTACTGAAAATGCGTAAAAAGCAAATATCAGAAATGTGCATTTCTACATTTGTAAGCAGTAAAGTATTATGTGCAAGAAAAAACCCCCCACAACATTCAGCTACAGTTTTCCATATGTTGTCCATAAAGAACTAACTATCAGAATCTCTTTCCTTGAGATCTTGTTTTCGATTATTACTAGTTTCTCCAATCTAATCCTACAAATAACTTGATGACAACGATGAAAATGAAGAAGAATATAAAACTACAGGAGGGAGGTGTGAATCTGCTTTAAATCGCTGTAAACAAAAACCTGATCTTTTACTGTAGGTCAGTGAAACCCAATTAAACATACATAATGATACAAACAAACTGATATTGTGCATGGTACTTTGTACCTAGTAACTAGCTTGTCTTGAATCTTTGATGACTCACATTTTGATACATCTCTCTTCTACTTTCACCTTAATGCATGTACAaagtgaattaaaatgacatgcacagaccttctttcttttcctttgtttggccTTGCTGATGGAATTGTGTCCCAATCCACCATTCCCAAGGGTATTTGAGTGAGACTTTCCTTGGCTCTGCTGCCCAGAGGCTGGGGTGGTTGGTGTAGATGGAGGGGTGTTTTCAGGTGAATCTGGGTTGGTCTTTACAGCTACTGACAGCCCATGAAGATGTGCCTAAAAATTATGtaggtttaaaaatgatttatatgtttggttttttatttttttactttttaaatacattttgaaacaaaaactaCAGTGTTAAAGACAGTCCACAAAAGAAGCAACCACTATTGAAATTTGTTCCAATCTAGCAGActctatttaaattaaacatatgATGAAAATCATGCAATGTCAGCACACAAGGAACATGTTAGAGAAATCAGCTATATATAAGAAAAACTGTGGTTTACTACTGCACATACCAAGCTGACATTTGTTATATTCTCAGCGGCTACTAGAAAATTAGCTGCATGAAATATGTGTTTGTGCTATTTCATACTTCTTATGTGGGATGCTTAAAATGTACTGCAATCAGGGTGGGACAAACCCGTTTGTATGCTGGTGGCCATTAGCTTTCAACACGCACAGTGGCACGTGAACCTTtatggtggccaacattttcaaacaggaacaATATGAGGGGATGTATATTTTGCACacattgctttgttttcatgcaatgggtgtttttttttttttaatttattatctttaaattgtgGGAAGGGAACGATATACAATCAAGGTGCCAGGGAACTAACTCCATAAAATTCAAGGGAACTATATTCTGTGCATAAAATGCCAAGGAACTACATACAACAAATTGTATTTCACACACCATCTAAGCAAATGAACCGATCAAGTCAGGGAAACTCAATGGTCTGTAAAACTGTAGCACTCATGTAACAcagatcttttttatttttttttttaaagctgtgtagTTATTTTAAAGCTGTAAGGCAGCACAGACAGCTCAACCCTTATTTTGCCCCTTCTTGTTGTTGGGGTGAGGAGGATCAACAACACAGAATTAATTTGGAATGACAATTTCCACTGTTCTCCCCTAACTTGACTGGCTAGTACAcgttactatggaaacaagaaCAGGGGGTTGGATCCACAAAATTTCTAACAGTTAAGCAGTAAGCCTTCATTACAGAACCGAAGTTCTGTTGTATATACTGTGAATGCTTAGTCGCCAATGTGGCGACTTTATGGTAAAATCTACTGGCCACATTAAAATCGAAGGTCGCATTTAACGACCGGGCGACCTGATCTGAACCACCCTGACTGCAATGCAAAGAATAAATACCCTATATATACTCTCTTTCACTCaaattgtattttctgtataaattattgtaaaaaaaaaataaaaaaaaaaaataatcccaaaTATGTGTGTTATTTTGGACCTACAGTAATCACATCTAGGATcatttgtatataaaacacaatgacaaagAACAGATGTTATTTGTATAATAGAGTTTATTAcatctaaaatttaaaaattatatatatatatattatataatatatatatattatatatattatagatatatatatatatagttatatatatcaACAATTTATcaacaatattattataaaaacagtacaatcaAAACAACTCATAAGAACATTTCAGCAGGTTTAATAAAGTCTCTAAAAAGGGGATATTTTAATGACAGGAACAGTTTCATTTGGATATATATCCAGTTCAGCACCAGCATCAGGTCATTACAAGTTTGGTGGtgtgttacttaaaaaaaatagttgtttgttatatttaatttttatagcCACTATGAGTGTCATGCATGGCTGCCAAATCAATTTAATGTGGATAATCATATCTATCACTGGCAGGAAAGTAAAGAGCCATTAAACCACAAATAAACCTCAATGATGGTGCTACAGTACATCAACtactatataaaacatattattatttgaCTTTTCAGGTGAATTTAACATCTTTTTAATATATAGGTGTGAATATGTATTTTTACCAGGGTGTGAAAATCAGTTTTATGCCATGAATATAGAATTGAAGATTCTAGGCAGTAACCTACTTCTACAAcgattttaattacattttctaaaaatgtattattgcaaAATTTATTTAGAATCTTTTTCAAACCGATCTGCTTGCAGGTAACTGACTAGTCGACATGAAAAACATCACAGTAGTGTCAGTATAAGAAGTATCAATTATATTATAACAGCTGTAGATTCAGTGTAATATCTAATTTTGCTtacctataaaaaaaatgttaccagaagaaaaatacaattgtgttttcACGTCAGCCTAAAAATATAACATTAGCTGCATTCTTGTTTGAAAATCCGAATATTCCCGTTACTGTATGTGGGACCTAATCAGGATTAATTAAGCAATACAAGATAATGCACTTAAAGATCATTGCAGAGTTTTCTGCCTAAACGTAGCACTGTCTACAAcggcaaattaaaaaataaacattgtaaatgttttaatatctCCTCACACCaaacttatttaaataacttaattgaGGATtcaaaaaccccccccccccccccaaaaaaaaaaaaaaaaacaaacaaacaaacaaacaggtgtATTTGTTCACAGGAATAATACTGCTATGTTATATCACTTTTTTGGTCAAAGTGTGATGACAAAACCacctcaaataaattaaactataGTATAAAAAATGATTAGACAAGGAGGTCTAtcctgtattactattattattattaaaaattaacatTCATTTGACTGCATTTCTACCTTAcaacagtttattaacattatacATCACTGTTTTACCCTTTAATTTAACACAATAGCTGCAGAAGACATTACCTCAGCTGTAGCACTATGGTACTGTATGTAAGCTGCTGACACTGCGTGGCTGAATGGGTCTCCAGCTTTAGCTGTCATGTCTTGTTTCACCAAAAGAGCCAGGTCAACCAACTACAAACATGCATAAAAAGTATTATTGACACCTAAAAAATGAGGTTACAATGTCAATACAAAAATGTTAAGATACTAATCATTGCAATAATGCTGCACTAAGAAATCTATCAAACAAAAGCAAAGAATCACAAATCTGTAGCTTGCAAATTATGAGGGAAGACAGTAGTGATCTAAGTTGCAAAGCTGTAATAACATTGCAGAGAAATCAAATtaagctcaattaaaaaaaaaaaaagtaaatgtgggAACAGCCGTGTAAAAGAACCGTTTTTGTAAACATAATTGTTGtatcagtacaattaagagcatgTCACAGCAGTGAATACTTTGGTGATAAAGTACCTGTGCCACTGTCTCATATGCCAAGTAGGACAGGATTTCTATGGCAACAGCATTTGGCTTCACTTCCAAACTGCTGCAGTCCAACCATTCCCTAAATTTGGATGCTTTTTTGGCTGACAAAAAAAGAACATACACAGTATTAATTTGTTTAGTTGTAACAATTCTGAATAATGGGCAGAGAactgtctattaaaaaaaaaaaaaaaggtgtcaagCAAACACAAAGTTGGCACACTTCTTTCCAGTTTAGAATCCAGGACAAAGCAGCAATATAAACCAACTGCTTAACACAAAtgcacagtacatacagtaggtaAACCACTGTTAACTGGAACTTGTAACAGAATAAGCAGAGGAGGCCCCAACAGCTCAGTGACGGAGCACATGAACGTAGAGAAAGAGGCCAAGGTTCAAGTCCTTAACTATTTGCAACTCAAACCAGTATCAGTATATACATCTATCCCTCACATATTGAGAATATAGAGAGCTGTCAGTTACATTCTGCAATGTAGACTACAgatatggccaaatgttttgcatcacccaatagaattaactaattttcccttataaagtcaaatgaaacctgctgagtaatgttatgttaacacattgaattagataccgctttgtagttttccatatacttaatgaaaaactgaaaaatgtgacattttgaaatctaatatgaaatactgtactactattatggcttctggtagacttttgcatcattttgtagtttctttaagttaaataaaatatctcaattgtgttcatatagtttCAAACACTGAATAGTAAAACAATTACTGTATAATAATGTCATCATGCACATTACATTATAATGACAGATACTGATACCATTAAATATTAAGACTGATCCTAATTTTGTTAGTGAAGCAAAATTGAAATGGATGTGCTGAAAACATGTTTTGATATATCCACTGACATTTAAAGAACAATAAGGGCTGTTTTTAACAGCCATGTGATTGCACTGTTAGAAAATACTAAAATCGTCAtccatttcactgtatttttggtGCTCATTTCACTTACAGCCTTTTGTTTGGTGATCATGCGCTtacttgtaatgtttttaatggcCTCTCTAATCTCAAATCTTTGACCCTGATTCTTAGTCATCACTTCGAAGCATCTGGAAAGATGTTTTGCTGCAGGACCAAGCCTGTTAATTTATAGTCTGTTATTGTCACGGGCTACAAACACTTCCAGTAAGTAGGTTTGTGTGCCGGTAAAGCTTTCATTCTGTCAGCATGTTATTAGTGTTGGAATGCTGTGTGCCACCCAGCACTGGTGATTACTGAATGGGTAAGGCAGCAGGGGCGTATAGAGGCTCTATACAAGTGCCTTTTATGTAAAACTCCTCTTTCACGGCTAAAAATGGATCCTAGCATTGTCATGTTTGTTGAGTCAGTTGACATGTGGGGAATAAAGTATTATGACTTCTATTTTCGGCAGTTTGAGTGGTGGCCACTTAATATTTCCCACATACTTAAACCCAAATCCTTCTATAGTACTTATCCCTACTTCtaaagataataaaaacatgatattttttacTGTAAGGAAAGACaattaggtaacactttacattgtgtctatAATTACcgtgtatttaaatacatgtgtacatgtgtaattacaatgtacttaacatgcaCATTTTTTGCAAAATACAACTCTCATCCTAAACCccacccttttctgatacaattgtgtacttaaataTGTTGTGCAAAACTGTTTAAagacaaaaaaccaaaacaaataaaaaaaaaaaaaaacccccttttctgatacaattgtgtacttaaataTGTTGTGCAAAACTGTTTACAcaataagtacattgtaagtaaccaagtaattactatgtaactaAAAAGTATTTCAAGACACAATGTAAAAAGTTaccaaaaataattataataaagccATAGATGCTTAAATTCATAAAGTCACAGTATTCCATTGTAAATGGTGGTAGGAGCCAATGCATTTCATCTGTGTCTGACTGGTCTTATGAATGTCAAGAATGTCAAAAATTTCAACAACAACCTGCCCTTTAACCACCCAGAATATTTATTGATCAATGACAGATATATCCTTTTAAATACTTACAAAAGCTGAGCTGTCGACTTTCACAAAATTCAGTATATTGTGCACAATCCATCATTCTAGTCTGTTTTTCAGCTCTCTGGATAAAAAGAAAGCTAATTGTGAGAAAAATGatatacaatattaaataacGAAAAACTGACCTATTCATACCGTTGCAtgttatacacatgtattttctttaacaaacattttaaagtatttataatTAATCGGGGACTACTTTTTTTCTTCAGCATAAAGCATCTCGAACATACTGCTGAAAGGCAACCACTCCATTTGTTTTACATAACTTTCATATGCACCTGACCAATGAATGAAATGTGCATACTGTGTATGGACAGTAGCAGCCATCTGTTACCGTGCAGACAGACAATCTGTGCTTTAATCAGGTGCATACGTGGAAATACCAGAATCAAAGTTCCCCAAACATCGAATTTACAACTCAAAGGGTTTTTGTTAAATTCTCGGGCACGTTACAGTCAAATAAAACACCACTTGCTACACTCATGGGGTTAACttacctattaattattattatttttttaataatgtcaatttttgtttaaaataagcaGAGGTAAAAAGCTTATTTTGTGTGCATACTTTAATGCAGGTCAAATTAGTGTTACAGATTTTGGATGGCATTGCTTTACCTTGTGTGAGTGAATAAAGGGTCTGCTAATAAAAATCTAATTTGCCTTCTTTGAGAATAATATCCATCACCATAAGTAagagacacattttttaaatagttctcCAGTACTCTATGTATACACCTATTGAATTACATGCACATGCATCCGAGTGGGACAGATTCAGTGAATATGTTAAACAGACAGATGTAACTTTCCTTACTTTTGTTTGCCTGCTTTCCGAGGAGACCATCCCTTACCAAGATTCCATGCAGGCTACAGACTCTTATATATAACTCGCCAACCCCTTCTCTTTAAACTCCTGCTTGAATTTATTACTGCAAGTGTTAAGTTTTGGGCTGGCACCTGTATTGAAACATTTCCTGTCTCGGACCACTGATTCCTCAGTAAAATTACAACATGCTGTACATTTACTAGATGTATTTTAATACAGGTCATAAAGCCCGCTTAAGGTTTATGACTAACTTTTCCGGGACTTTAAAACTTGGTTTTTACAGCTCttagttttgaaatgtgttaGAAGCACAGTTTTACTTGCTACATCGCGGGGAGTTACAACAGTAACTCGTTCCATAATTTCATGAGGTGTGTAAGCCCTCACTAATGCACAGTAAGTGCAGAGTAAAGACTTTGCTGACACTTTCAGTTGGCCTGAACCAAGCTATAATTTAACTACAGTCAGCTGATAGAAACATACGCAAACACAGGATGCAAGTCAGAGTACTGGTTTAAGTAGCGGTTTCTTACAGATTCCAGTAAATACCTCCAGCCTTCACACTGTTAAAGTTTTTAGAACACAAGTAACTTTCCCAAGCTACATTGTTACTCAGTAAAAAACTTGTCACActagtttgtttatttcttattaatCAAGTTTCTTAATTTCTtcttaatgtttttcatttttatgtattcaaaaaaaaaaaaaaccctcttttaATTTAAGGccaacacattttttgtaaagtatagTATAACAAATACAGTCCGGAAAATGTGTGTTCAGTACTGGGTGACAGCACATCAAACATGATACATAATTGCTATATTTCCAGGTATGCAAAACCtctcaaaattaattttaaacatatttgtatgtatctgtgtttaatagttttttgtgttttgcttgtaCACAACATTCACAATggaaagatctgtcagctgaaatATGTAATTCTGAAGGGtacagaatgtgttttattgGAAATATAATTTCGATGTTGCAGTGCATGgaaatgatatattattatttccGACATGTGGCAGTGACGCAGGCGTTAAAACTCGGGGCAAAAAATGGTACCAAAACCACTTCACAGGATGAAGTCTGATTGCACCCGTTTATAAAAAGACCGAAGGAACAAAAAAGACCATTACAGTCTCTGGATCCTTAATTGAATAAACAAATGTTGGATAATGACAAATTTTAATCAAAGCAATTAACTAATGTTACAGTACTGCAGTACAATCAGGATGTCTGGGAAAGTGTGTCCTTATTTCCAaacctttaaaaatgtacatacacCAATTACTTGTTTGCCAGCTGTCATGGAAACCCAGATAACTAAACTCAATTTTGAAACGTGAAACAAGCATCACTGTTATTGTAACTGTTTAAATTTCACATCTTCCACTAGATTTCACATCTTCCATTTCACATTTCCACTAGACATAACATATTATGTCTAGTAGAGCTTCCAAACTACTACACTGCAGTTTACACAACAGGTAATCATAAGGTAAAACAACAGGATGGTATCGGTCATATTCATTGTACTTTGTTTTCAGTACCAGCATTTCTTCTTTATGTACAACCCATCAGATAAAGTACTCTATGACAcagctgcttttaaatgaaacagCTGCGCtcaacattgtatttatatttgtgaaTATAAGAGAaatgcataaagaaaaaaaaatcaaggcaaTCTCCCCAATAGTCACCTGTTTACAATACATGGTGGTTATTCtggaaaatattaaa
The Polyodon spathula isolate WHYD16114869_AA chromosome 5, ASM1765450v1, whole genome shotgun sequence DNA segment above includes these coding regions:
- the LOC121315622 gene encoding transcription initiation protein SPT3 homolog isoform X2, with the protein product MSSNAASPMSSFASSSAGRGSGKPTSFVPELQSMMFALGDARRPLHETAALVEDIVHTQLIHLLQQAAEVSQLRGARVITAEDILFLMRKDKKKLKRLLKYMVFRDYKSKILKSIDDEEALETDKFISSSVNKRQKLAHSFLGSIDQTGDFLALFDDDDVDEVKQERLERAEKQTRMMDCAQYTEFCESRQLSFSKKASKFREWLDCSSLEVKPNAVAIEILSYLAYETVAQLVDLALLVKQDMTAKAGDPFSHAVSAAYIQYHSATAEAHLHGLSVAVKTNPDSPENTPPSTPTTPASGQQSQGKSHSNTLGNGGLGHNSISKAKQRKRKKSAAACGFEAQSDAIQPAHIREAIRRYSHKVGPLSPFTSAYHRNGMTFLAC
- the LOC121315622 gene encoding transcription initiation protein SPT3 homolog isoform X3, coding for MSSNAASPMSSFASSSAGRGSGKPTSFVPELQSMMFALGDARRPLHETAALVEDIVHTQLIHLLQQAAEVSQLRGARVITAEDILFLMRKDKKKLKRLLKYMVFRDYKSKILKSIDDEEALETDKFISSSVNKRQKLAHSFLGSIDQTGDFLALFDDDDVDEVKQERLERAEKQTRMMDCAQYTEFCESRQLSFSKKASKFREWLDCSSLEVKPNAVAIEILSYLAYETVAQLVDLALLVKQDMTAKAGDPFSHAVSAAYIQYHSATAEAHLHGLSVAVKTNPDSPENTPPSTPTTPASGQQSQGKSHSNTLGNGGLGHNSISKAKQRKRKKSAAACGFEAQSDAIQPAHIREAIRRYSHKVGPLSPFTPAVQP
- the LOC121315622 gene encoding transcription initiation protein SPT3 homolog isoform X1, which gives rise to MSSNAASPMSSFASSSAGRGSGKPTSFVPELQSMMFALGDARRPLHETAALVEDIVHTQLIHLLQQAAEVSQLRGARVITAEDILFLMRKDKKKLKRLLKYMVFRDYKSKILKSIDDEEALETDKFISSSVNKRQKLAHSFLGSIDQTGDFLALFDDDDVDEVKQERLERAEKQTRMMDCAQYTEFCESRQLSFSKKASKFREWLDCSSLEVKPNAVAIEILSYLAYETVAQLVDLALLVKQDMTAKAGDPFSHAVSAAYIQYHSATAEAHLHGLSVAVKTNPDSPENTPPSTPTTPASGQQSQGKSHSNTLGNGGLGHNSISKAKQRKRKKSAAACGFEAQSDAIQPAHIREAIRRYSHKVGPLSPFTVYNHPAIKSGLQSSLELQDAYLQCTH